Proteins encoded within one genomic window of Patescibacteria group bacterium:
- a CDS encoding ABC transporter permease — MLTLDVLRLSTRMFRSNRSRTILTILGISVGIGAILFLVSLGYGLQQLILNKITTSDALLSLDVATGDLDNLKMDENLLTNIRGIAGVDKVSPLLTTQSQADINDISSELAVNFSDRDFFKLDGTTLKIGRFYENTEEDKDKIIISSTALKLFNIADDKIFNTNIKFTLLLPNVVEGADKKLRNSISLDREFQIVGVIDDESASYVYMPFTNSDILSAKNFSKIKVRVDMKERLDFVRNAITEKGFTVSALSDVIEQANQIFKILQIVLASFGIVALIVSAIGMFNTMTIALLERTQEIGIMKALGATSLDIWSMFLSESVIIGFLGGACGIGIGMAGGEVFNYGVNFLAGAMGGNGIDLFYTPLWFIMLIIIFSTFVGLITGFYPAKRAANINCLAALRYK; from the coding sequence ATGTTAACATTGGATGTATTAAGATTATCAACAAGAATGTTTAGGAGCAATCGGTCGCGGACGATCTTGACTATTTTGGGTATCAGTGTCGGCATTGGCGCTATCTTGTTTTTGGTGTCGCTTGGGTATGGCTTACAGCAACTTATTTTAAATAAAATTACCACTTCGGATGCATTATTGAGTCTAGATGTCGCTACCGGTGATCTTGATAATCTAAAGATGGATGAAAATTTATTGACAAATATTCGAGGAATTGCTGGCGTTGATAAGGTTAGTCCGCTGCTTACAACGCAATCGCAGGCTGATATTAATGATATTTCATCAGAGTTGGCCGTTAATTTTTCCGATAGGGACTTTTTCAAACTCGATGGTACGACTTTGAAAATCGGGCGTTTTTATGAAAATACCGAAGAGGATAAAGACAAAATAATTATTTCATCAACCGCCTTAAAGCTTTTTAATATTGCCGACGATAAGATTTTTAATACCAATATTAAATTTACTTTATTATTACCAAATGTTGTTGAGGGTGCTGACAAGAAATTAAGAAATTCAATTAGTCTCGACAGAGAATTTCAAATTGTTGGCGTGATTGATGATGAAAGTGCTAGCTATGTCTATATGCCTTTTACCAATAGTGATATTTTATCTGCTAAAAATTTTAGTAAAATCAAGGTGAGAGTTGACATGAAAGAGCGCCTGGATTTTGTTAGAAATGCAATTACGGAAAAAGGCTTTACGGTCAGTGCCTTGTCTGATGTTATTGAGCAGGCCAATCAGATATTTAAAATTTTGCAAATTGTTTTAGCGTCCTTTGGTATTGTGGCTTTGATAGTGTCAGCTATCGGCATGTTTAATACGATGACTATTGCTCTTTTGGAGCGGACGCAGGAAATCGGCATTATGAAGGCTCTGGGGGCTACTAGTTTGGATATTTGGAGTATGTTTTTGTCCGAGTCAGTGATTATCGGTTTTCTGGGCGGAGCCTGCGGTATTGGTATTGGCATGGCCGGTGGCGAAGTGTTTAATTATGGCGTTAATTTTTTAGCGGGCGCAATGGGTGGTAATGGAATTGATTTGTTTTATACGCCCTTATGGTTTATCATGTTGATTATTATTTTTTCCACTTTTGTTGGTTTGATTACGGGATTTTATCCAGCTAAGCGCGCTGCTAATATTAATTGTTTGGCGGCGCTAAGATATAAATAA
- the aspS gene encoding aspartate--tRNA ligase — protein MLRTHKCGELTKKNLNEEVILSGWVHSRRDHGGIIFIDLRDRYGLTQIKFDPEINKAAWSEADAARSEWVLQVTGKVIARPDNMVNPKLATGEIEIEAISVEILNKSETPPFELNEDKVSEINEHIRLKYRFVDLRRQRMQHIMKMRDDVLTHMRRYFHSLDFIDVQTPILANSSPEGARDFLIPSRFHPGKFYALPQAPQQFKQLLMVGGVDKYFQIAPCFRDEDPRSDRHQGDFYQVDMEMSFVEQEDVWRVIENLMIEVIEKFSDMEIINKPFLRIPYMECLTKYGSDKPDLRYGLEIEPITEMVAGCGFSVFADMAAKNGYVVHALKVDGGAKFSRKEIDELTEVAKTKGAKGLAYIILKEGGELQSPIVKFLGEELAKKIVDRLEAKAGDIVFFGADKFETVWKALGAVRSDCGTRLGLKDDKKASLVWVVDFPMFEMSELEPGRVDFSHNPFSMPQGGLKSLQEKNPFDILAYQYDLAFNGYEILSGAIRNHNPEIMYKAFELAGYKQEEVDARFGGLINAFKFGAPPHGGSAIGIDRVLMILLGIDSVRDVYAFPKDGQGRDVMMDSPTVVDEKQLRELNIKITKQI, from the coding sequence ATGTTGCGAACACATAAGTGTGGTGAATTAACCAAGAAAAATTTAAATGAGGAAGTAATCTTATCCGGCTGGGTGCATAGCCGACGTGATCACGGTGGAATTATTTTTATTGATTTACGTGATCGTTATGGATTGACGCAGATCAAGTTTGATCCAGAAATTAATAAAGCTGCTTGGAGCGAAGCGGATGCGGCGCGGAGTGAATGGGTATTGCAGGTGACTGGTAAAGTGATTGCGCGACCAGATAATATGGTCAATCCAAAATTAGCGACTGGAGAAATTGAGATTGAGGCTATTAGTGTGGAGATTTTGAATAAATCAGAAACGCCTCCTTTTGAATTGAATGAAGATAAGGTAAGTGAAATTAATGAACATATTCGTTTGAAATATCGTTTTGTGGATTTGCGCCGACAACGCATGCAACATATTATGAAAATGCGTGATGATGTTTTGACACACATGCGCCGGTATTTTCATTCGCTAGATTTTATTGATGTACAGACTCCGATTTTGGCTAATTCATCTCCGGAAGGAGCGCGTGATTTTTTGATTCCATCACGTTTTCATCCGGGTAAATTTTATGCCTTGCCACAGGCGCCGCAACAATTCAAACAACTCTTGATGGTTGGTGGCGTTGATAAATATTTTCAAATCGCACCATGTTTCCGTGATGAAGATCCAAGATCAGATCGTCATCAAGGAGATTTTTATCAAGTCGATATGGAGATGAGCTTTGTGGAACAGGAAGATGTGTGGCGTGTGATTGAAAATTTAATGATCGAAGTGATTGAGAAGTTTAGTGACATGGAAATAATTAACAAACCATTTTTGCGAATTCCATATATGGAATGTTTGACTAAGTATGGTAGTGATAAGCCGGATTTGCGTTATGGTCTAGAGATTGAGCCGATAACGGAGATGGTGGCTGGTTGTGGCTTCTCAGTCTTTGCGGATATGGCAGCGAAAAATGGTTACGTCGTGCACGCCTTGAAAGTAGATGGTGGTGCGAAGTTTAGTCGTAAGGAGATTGATGAGTTGACTGAAGTGGCGAAGACGAAAGGAGCGAAAGGCTTGGCATACATTATTTTAAAAGAAGGCGGTGAGTTGCAGTCGCCAATCGTGAAATTTTTGGGTGAAGAATTGGCAAAGAAAATCGTGGATAGATTGGAGGCGAAGGCGGGTGATATCGTTTTCTTTGGCGCTGACAAGTTTGAGACCGTCTGGAAGGCACTTGGCGCGGTTCGTAGTGACTGTGGCACGCGTTTAGGTCTAAAAGACGATAAAAAGGCTTCATTGGTCTGGGTGGTAGATTTCCCGATGTTTGAAATGTCTGAGCTTGAACCAGGTCGTGTCGATTTCTCACACAATCCATTCTCAATGCCTCAAGGCGGACTCAAGTCCTTGCAAGAAAAAAATCCTTTCGACATCTTGGCGTATCAATATGATTTAGCCTTCAACGGCTATGAAATATTATCCGGTGCGATTCGCAATCACAATCCAGAGATTATGTATAAAGCTTTTGAATTGGCTGGTTACAAACAAGAGGAAGTAGATGCTCGATTCGGTGGCTTGATCAATGCTTTCAAATTCGGTGCGCCACCTCATGGCGGTTCCGCGATTGGCATTGACCGCGTCTTGATGATTCTTCTTGGCATCGACTCCGTGCGAGACGTTTATGCCTTTCCTAAGGATGGTCAAGGACGCGATGTGATGATGGACAGTCCGACTGTTGTTGATGAGAAGCAATTGCGAGAGTTGAATATTAAAATCACAAAACAAATATAA
- the leuS gene encoding leucine--tRNA ligase yields MYDHKIIEKKWQQKWEESGINKTGDNEGKDKYYCLDMFPYPSGAGLHIGHVESYTATDIMSRYQRMNGKNVLHPQGWDAFGLPAENYAIKTGTHPSVTTTDNIKNFTRQIKSLGMSYDWSKEINTSTPEYYKWTQWFFSLLYKNGLAYKKKSKVNWCPKCQTVLANEQANGGVCERCSTKVEQRDLEQWFFKITDFIEQNGQTTGLLDGLNKVDWPESIKAAQRNWIGKSEGALVKFLISDSQEHLEVFTTRVDTIFGCTYCVVAPEHPLIENLKLQIENYNEVEQYILEAKHKTDLDRMEAKEKSGVELKGVKMINPFNGEEVSLFVADYVLGSYGTGAVMAVPAHDERDWEFAKKYDLKIKKSIDSKQSTDEELFTDDGVLVNSGEFTGLKSAAAREKMMSWLEEKGAGARKINYRLRDWLVSRQRYWGAPIPVIYCDDCGEVLDANLPVELPTDVDFKPTGESPLVYSKTFHDVQCPKCGSAAARRESDTMDTFVCSSWYYFRYTDCENKDEFASKESIKKWLPVDLYVGGAEHAVLHLLYARFFTKVLHNLGYIDFDEPFLKLRNQGMILAEDGRKMSKSLGNVVNPDEVVESHGADSLRMFEMFMGPLEDAKPWNTKGIVGVRKFLEKIYNIVENKHLENCNCATDECAGIAKPFATLVHKTIKKVGEDIMDFKFNTAIAQMMILVNEMSRYEILPKMAVEKLLQILAPFAPHIAEELWEKLGHSESILKSSWPQYNPDKIVDEVIQLVVQVNGKLRDTIEVASDITEEDAKKVALESDVIKKWIDGKEIVKVVVVKGKLVNIVIR; encoded by the coding sequence ATGTACGATCATAAAATAATTGAGAAAAAATGGCAGCAGAAATGGGAAGAGAGTGGAATCAATAAAACTGGCGATAATGAGGGCAAGGATAAATATTATTGTCTAGATATGTTTCCTTATCCGTCTGGCGCTGGTTTGCACATCGGTCATGTCGAGAGCTATACAGCGACGGATATCATGTCTCGTTATCAACGCATGAACGGTAAGAATGTTTTGCATCCGCAGGGCTGGGATGCTTTTGGTTTGCCGGCGGAGAATTACGCGATCAAGACTGGTACTCATCCATCGGTGACGACAACGGATAATATCAAGAACTTTACGCGTCAGATTAAGAGTCTGGGCATGTCTTATGATTGGAGTAAAGAAATTAATACTTCAACGCCGGAATATTACAAATGGACACAATGGTTTTTTTCTTTGTTATATAAAAATGGTTTAGCTTATAAAAAGAAGTCTAAAGTGAATTGGTGTCCAAAGTGTCAAACAGTATTAGCCAATGAACAAGCTAATGGAGGTGTTTGTGAGCGTTGCAGTACCAAGGTTGAACAGCGAGATTTAGAGCAGTGGTTTTTTAAGATCACGGATTTTATTGAACAGAATGGTCAGACCACTGGTCTTTTGGATGGTTTGAATAAAGTTGATTGGCCGGAATCAATCAAGGCAGCACAGCGTAATTGGATTGGAAAATCTGAAGGTGCACTTGTTAAATTTCTGATTAGCGATAGCCAAGAACATCTTGAAGTATTTACGACACGCGTCGATACGATTTTTGGTTGCACCTATTGTGTAGTGGCACCTGAACATCCACTGATTGAAAACTTGAAATTGCAAATTGAAAATTACAACGAAGTTGAGCAGTATATTTTAGAAGCTAAACACAAGACCGATCTGGATCGTATGGAGGCGAAAGAAAAATCCGGAGTCGAACTCAAGGGGGTGAAGATGATTAATCCATTTAATGGCGAAGAGGTGTCTTTATTTGTAGCCGACTATGTTTTGGGTAGTTATGGAACTGGTGCAGTAATGGCGGTGCCGGCACATGATGAAAGAGATTGGGAGTTTGCGAAGAAGTATGATTTAAAAATTAAAAAATCTATTGATAGTAAGCAGAGCACTGATGAAGAGCTTTTTACCGATGATGGTGTGCTTGTTAACTCTGGTGAATTCACTGGCTTGAAATCGGCGGCAGCGCGTGAAAAAATGATGTCATGGCTTGAGGAGAAAGGAGCTGGTGCGCGCAAAATTAATTATCGTTTGCGTGATTGGTTAGTATCTCGTCAGCGTTATTGGGGCGCGCCGATTCCGGTGATTTATTGTGATGATTGTGGTGAAGTGTTGGATGCTAATTTGCCAGTGGAATTGCCGACGGATGTAGATTTCAAACCGACTGGTGAATCGCCGTTAGTTTACTCAAAAACTTTTCATGATGTGCAATGTCCAAAGTGTGGCAGTGCAGCTGCGCGTCGTGAGTCAGATACAATGGACACCTTTGTGTGCTCAAGTTGGTATTATTTTCGTTATACTGATTGCGAAAACAAAGACGAATTTGCTTCAAAGGAAAGTATTAAAAAATGGTTGCCGGTAGATTTATATGTTGGTGGGGCGGAACACGCGGTGTTGCATTTACTGTATGCGCGTTTCTTTACCAAGGTCTTGCACAACTTAGGCTATATTGATTTTGATGAGCCATTCTTAAAATTACGTAATCAGGGCATGATTCTGGCAGAGGATGGACGTAAGATGTCAAAATCACTTGGTAATGTTGTTAATCCTGATGAGGTAGTAGAATCGCACGGCGCTGATTCATTGCGTATGTTTGAAATGTTTATGGGACCATTGGAGGATGCGAAACCATGGAATACGAAGGGGATTGTGGGTGTCAGAAAATTTTTGGAAAAGATTTATAATATTGTTGAAAATAAACACTTGGAAAATTGTAATTGCGCTACTGATGAGTGTGCCGGCATTGCTAAACCATTTGCCACTTTGGTGCATAAGACGATTAAGAAAGTGGGCGAGGATATCATGGATTTTAAATTTAATACCGCAATTGCTCAGATGATGATTTTGGTCAACGAGATGAGTCGCTATGAGATTTTGCCAAAGATGGCGGTGGAAAAACTATTACAAATTTTAGCGCCATTTGCGCCACACATAGCTGAAGAGTTGTGGGAAAAATTGGGTCACAGCGAAAGCATTCTTAAATCTAGTTGGCCACAATATAATCCAGACAAGATTGTTGATGAGGTGATTCAATTGGTCGTACAAGTGAACGGTAAGCTTCGCGATACGATTGAGGTGGCATCAGATATTACCGAAGAAGACGCAAAAAAAGTCGCTCTAGAAAGCGACGTGATTAAGAAATGGATTGATGGTAAGGAGATTGTGAAAGTGGTGGTTGTTAAGGGTAAGTTAGTTAATATTGTTATCAGATAA
- a CDS encoding thrombospondin type 3 repeat-containing protein, whose translation MKKILTAITILSFLPLSTFADTSLAAKLSGQILIQVEAHGEAWYINPGDNKRYFLGRPQDAFELMKKLSLGISNADLNKIVPRVETGPIDSDGDGYSDEIEIKNNYNPFGAGKLNIDTAFTTHHLGKIFLQTEKNGQAWYVNPSDQRRYFLNRPCDAFTIMKNLGLGISNKNLETIPVGILYNEISTPAQPVETPSINDPINAAANAIRNGNKSEAVKYFIPTMKKAIEYTVDFLNAEGRLTLGNILSGSRLESSTETKKTYFNEVYFNGEKIPVRFYIEKIDGVWLMTNL comes from the coding sequence ATGAAAAAAATTCTAACCGCCATCACAATCCTATCATTTCTTCCTCTGAGCACTTTTGCTGACACCAGTCTTGCCGCTAAACTTTCTGGTCAAATTCTAATTCAAGTCGAAGCTCACGGAGAAGCGTGGTATATTAATCCAGGCGACAACAAGCGCTATTTTCTTGGTCGCCCACAAGATGCTTTTGAGTTAATGAAAAAACTCAGCCTTGGCATTAGTAACGCCGATTTGAATAAAATCGTCCCACGAGTTGAGACAGGGCCAATTGACAGCGATGGCGATGGTTACAGTGATGAAATTGAAATCAAGAATAACTACAACCCATTCGGCGCAGGCAAACTTAATATTGATACCGCTTTTACAACTCATCATCTCGGCAAGATTTTTTTACAAACCGAAAAAAACGGCCAAGCCTGGTATGTAAATCCAAGTGATCAACGAAGATATTTTCTTAATCGCCCCTGCGACGCTTTTACCATTATGAAAAATCTCGGACTCGGCATCAGCAACAAGAATCTTGAAACAATTCCGGTCGGCATACTTTATAATGAAATCAGTACGCCAGCGCAACCAGTCGAAACACCAAGTATCAATGATCCGATTAACGCAGCCGCTAATGCCATTCGAAACGGCAATAAGAGTGAAGCGGTTAAGTATTTCATACCGACAATGAAAAAAGCTATCGAATACACCGTCGACTTCCTCAATGCCGAAGGCCGTCTCACGCTTGGTAATATCCTCTCTGGCTCTCGACTCGAATCATCTACTGAAACCAAAAAAACATACTTCAATGAAGTATATTTTAATGGGGAAAAAATTCCGGTGCGTTTTTATATAGAGAAGATTGACGGCGTGTGGTTGATGACAAATCTGTAA
- the rsmA gene encoding ribosomal RNA small subunit methyltransferase A — MNLLQKTQKICQENKIEPARSKGQNFLINEGVYDDIIVASDLQAADVVLEVGPGLGFLTRKLAEKVQKVIAIELDDVLAALLVKNLTKEGIKNVEVRNENILDLNLQGVDFVANKYKIVANLPYNITSVFLRRFLETDNRPELMVLMLQKEVAERIIAKPGQMSILANSVQFFANGDIVQVVPKNDFWPAPKVDSAVIKLKTFESVEDAAYQKRFFRLVKHGFVSKRKMLKNNLSSGYHVPQEKILPVIEKVGLNEKARAQELALDDWKRLLVEVEANML; from the coding sequence ATGAATTTATTACAAAAAACCCAAAAAATTTGCCAAGAGAATAAAATTGAGCCTGCCCGGTCAAAGGGGCAGAATTTTTTAATTAATGAAGGAGTTTATGATGATATTATTGTGGCATCCGATTTGCAGGCAGCTGACGTAGTTTTAGAAGTGGGACCTGGTTTGGGGTTTTTGACACGAAAATTAGCGGAAAAGGTGCAAAAAGTCATTGCCATTGAATTAGACGATGTCCTGGCGGCCTTGTTGGTCAAAAATTTGACCAAGGAAGGGATTAAAAACGTGGAGGTGCGCAATGAGAACATTCTTGATTTAAACTTGCAGGGCGTGGATTTTGTGGCTAACAAATATAAAATAGTAGCCAATCTTCCATATAATATTACTTCAGTTTTCTTGCGTCGTTTTTTAGAGACTGACAATCGGCCAGAGTTGATGGTTTTGATGTTGCAAAAAGAAGTGGCTGAGCGGATTATTGCTAAGCCGGGACAGATGAGTATTTTGGCTAATTCAGTGCAGTTTTTCGCGAATGGTGATATTGTTCAGGTGGTGCCCAAAAATGATTTTTGGCCAGCCCCAAAAGTAGACTCGGCGGTTATTAAGCTGAAAACATTTGAATCAGTTGAAGATGCGGCTTACCAGAAGCGATTTTTTAGATTGGTAAAGCATGGATTTGTTTCCAAGCGTAAAATGTTAAAGAATAATCTGTCGTCCGGATATCATGTGCCTCAAGAAAAGATCTTGCCAGTAATTGAAAAAGTGGGCTTAAATGAAAAAGCACGGGCTCAGGAATTGGCGCTTGACGATTGGAAGAGATTGCTTGTCGAAGTGGAGGCAAATATGTTATAA